In a single window of the Drosophila albomicans strain 15112-1751.03 chromosome 3, ASM965048v2, whole genome shotgun sequence genome:
- the LOC127565413 gene encoding uncharacterized protein LOC127565413, which produces MASTSNSSGRIATRRTTATAINSASSKINNSKLDGKSNKMNTPKETNKKSMTSSEATRSEITDKTTKQNKTEKAKTPTITTDNGTSKENVNGYSYNENHKGPYAVYLEKNLNGNSGAINSIELAAFLSSKEIEGIEEIKKMGYGRCKVVCNSAQAANNLAYCGDLLAGCYEPKIPRHLVNTAGIIFNIPLNLSDSDILKNIKSDITIDQVERIMKKSRIDGQLIPTGRVKLWFNGAVIPKEIKLMYSRLSVQPFIYFCQCFCCFRFGHLAKHCKSKARCFRCGLAHDKQEPCGPTSCVNCKEQHVATDPNCPARIKEYSIKKIMASENMSRKDVKTKFPSIFQKASPPPLDALNFPQLPKQTGNPRSARSSNSSLQSTPVQSFSNPTPVRAASPNHFFAEEKLSQLGTKIAAFVTECREDTTTSLFSAFLVELRDFINSANAEIDAHKIASQLSLGNVLSS; this is translated from the coding sequence ATGGCCAGCACGTCCAACTCAAGTGGGAGAATCGCCACCAGGCGAACAACTGCCACTGCAATCAATTCGGcttcttcaaaaataaataattcaaaattggaCGGCAAATCCAACAAAATGAACACTCCAAAagaaaccaataaaaaaagtatGACCAGCTCTGAAGCCACGCGCTCAGAAATAACggacaaaacaacaaagcagaATAAAACGGAAAAGGCAAAAACACCAACAATCACCACGGATAACGGAACTagcaaagaaaatgtaaatggaTACTCTTACAACGAAAACCACAAGGGCCCTTACGCGGTATAtcttgaaaaaaatttaaatggaaatagcGGAGCCATAAACTCCATCGAGCTGGCGGCTTTTCTGTCGTCAAAAGAAATAGAGGGCATAGAGGAGATTAAGAAGATGGGGTACGGACGGTGCAAAGTCGTTTGCAACTCGGCGCAGGCCGCTAATAACTTGGCTTACTGTGGCGATTTACTTGCAGGCTGCTACGAGCCGAAGATCCCTCGCCACCTAGTAAACACGGCTggcattattttcaatatccCTTTAAACCTTTCAGATTCCgacattttaaaaaacattaaatctGACATCACAATAGACCAAGTCGAACGCATAATGAAAAAATCTCGAATTGACGGACAGCTTATCCCGACTGGACGAGTAAAACTGTGGTTTAATGGAGCAGTGATTCCTAAAGAGATAAAGCTTATGTACTCTAGACTGTCTGTTCAGccgttcatttatttttgccagTGTTTTTGCTGCTTCCGGTTTGGCCACCTGGCTAAACATTGCAAGAGCAAGGCCAGATGTTTCAGGTGCGGCCTTGCACATGACAAGCAGGAGCCTTGCGGCCCAACCTCATGCGTCAACTGCAAGGAGCAGCATGTGGCGACTGACCCAAATTGTCCGGCGAGGATAAAAGAATATtcgattaaaaaaataatggcTTCCGAAAATATGTCTAGAAAGGATGTAAAAACTAAATTCCCCTCCATTTTTCAGAAAGCTTCACCCCCTCCGCTCGATGCGTTGAACTTCCCACAGCTACCCAAGCAAACAGGCAACCCTAGATCAGCCAGATCCTCAAATTCTTCACTTCAGAGTACGCCAGTCCAATCCTTTTCAAATCCTACACCAGTGAGAGCAGCCAGCCCGAACCACTTCTTTGCTGAGGAGAAACTCAGTCAGTTAGGCACTAAAATTGCTGCATTTGTAACTGAGTGCAGAGAGGACACCACAACCAGTCTTTTCTCAGCTTTTCTCGTGGAGCTTAgagattttataaattcagCCAACGCAGAGATAGATGCACATAAAATAGCTAGCCAACTCTCTCTTGGAAACGTCCTATCATCATGA